One Osmerus eperlanus chromosome 2, fOsmEpe2.1, whole genome shotgun sequence genomic window, CGGCTACCGCTACGTCACGGAGGAGTGCCCCATCGCCGTCTTCATGGTGGTCTTCCAGAGCATCGTGGGCTGCATCATCGACGCCTTCATCATTGGCGCCGTCATGGCCAAGATGGCCAAGCCCAAGAAGAGGAACGAGACCCTGGTGTTCAGCCACTACGCCACGGTGGCCATGAGGGACGGGAAGCTGTGTCTGATGTGGCGCGTGGGGAACCTGAGGAAGAGCCACCTGGTGGAGGCCCACGTCAGGGCCCAGCTCCTCAAGTCCCGCACCACGGCGGAGGGGGAGTTCATCCCCCTGGACCAGATGGACATCGACGTGGGCTTCGACAGCGGGATCGACCGCATCTTCCTCGTGTCCCCCATCACCATCGTCCACGAGATCGACGAGGACAGCCCCTTCTACGAGATGAGCAGACTGGAGCTGGAAACGTCCGAGTTTGAGATTGTGGTCATTCTGGAGGGTATGGTGGAGGCCACGGCCATGACCACACAGTGCCGGAGCTCCTACGTGGCCAGTGAGATCCTTTGGGGTCATCGCTTTGAGCCCGTGCTCTTTGAGGAGAAGAACTACTACAAGGTAGACTACTCTCGCTTCGAAAACACATATGAGGTGGCCAGCACGCCCCATTGTAGTGCCAGGGAGCTGGCCGAAAAGAAGTCCATCGCCTCGAGCGCTCATAACTCCTTCTGTTACGAGAATGAGGTTGCCCTGGAGaaagtggagatggaggaggagtttgaggaggaggtggaggaggaggaacatcgAGAGGAAATTGGCATTGAGAATGCAGCacttgaggacacacacaccgaggcaGTGTCTGACTCTGAACACAGTCAGGATACCATGCCTTTAGATGCTAGGCCTCTCAGGAGAGAATCAGAAATGTGAATGCCAGGAGGTTGGGATGGAAAACACACTACAGGAGTTCCTGTTTAAGGTTGAACTTGAGTCTTCTGACCTACGCTGTTAGTAGAACAGCACTAAAGCACCTGTGATGTGATTTGTCATTGTCTAACCTAGACTCTCAGACACCAAACTGTAGGTACTTACACCCATAAGATAAATTGTATAATACTATTTATTTTAGAAACACAAGTAACTGGTTTGATAAGAGGTGATAcatccacaaaaaaaaaagaaatctgttCAGTGGAGTTCAGGAATGAGATGGGTTAAGTA contains:
- the LOC134009518 gene encoding inward rectifier potassium channel 2-like, with protein sequence MGSVRSHRYSIVSEEDGMKLATMAVPNGYGNGNANKVHTRQQPQSRFVKKDGHCNVQFVNMSEKGQRYLADIFTTCVDIRWRWMLLFFCLSFLLSWLLFGFMFWLVALAYGDIENETQMCVSNVNSFTAAFLFSVETQTTIGYGYRYVTEECPIAVFMVVFQSIVGCIIDAFIIGAVMAKMAKPKKRNETLVFSHYATVAMRDGKLCLMWRVGNLRKSHLVEAHVRAQLLKSRTTAEGEFIPLDQMDIDVGFDSGIDRIFLVSPITIVHEIDEDSPFYEMSRLELETSEFEIVVILEGMVEATAMTTQCRSSYVASEILWGHRFEPVLFEEKNYYKVDYSRFENTYEVASTPHCSARELAEKKSIASSAHNSFCYENEVALEKVEMEEEFEEEVEEEEHREEIGIENAALEDTHTEAVSDSEHSQDTMPLDARPLRRESEM